The Caldanaerobius fijiensis DSM 17918 DNA window AGCAGTTGTCATTTTACTTTTGACCCCTCTGGGGTTGTTGGCACCTGGCACAGCGTGGGGAGAATGGGGACTTGAAGAAATAAAGAGCAAAATTGGCTTTGTGCCTGCGGGGATGAAGCAATTTTCGGAGATCGTCAAAGCAATTTTACCCGATTATAGCCTGCCGGGTTTTGATAAAAATTTTTTCCAGCTTTCTCTGGGGTATATATTTTCTGCGATTGTAGGAATTGGGATAATATTTATTGTATATAAGATTTTTGAAAGGGTTATGGTTAAGAATGGGGAATTTCGTAGAGAAGACCATCAATGATATTCATTTGATTTTCGAGGACCTATATTATACAGACTTGAGTGCATCAAAAAAAGGAATTATGCAGGCTTTTGACCCAAGAGTCAAGCTTATATCGGCGCTTATTTTAGTCGTGTTTGCTAATTTATGTAAAAATTTTTACGGGCTTGGGATGTTTTTTCTGTATACCTTGGTGCTGGCGGCTCTGTCTAGAATAAATTATATGAAATACATTTTGCGAGTATCTACTGTTTCCATATTATTTGGCGGTATTGTGCTGATACCGTCTCTTTTTAATGTGGTATCCGGAGGCAGACCCTTTCTGCATTTGGGTAAATGGTTGTATATAACTGATGAAGGAGTTATCAGAGCTATCTTTTTTATGATGAGGTCTTTTATATCTCTTTCATTTATCTATCTGATTACGGTTACTACCAGGTGGCTTGATTTAATGAAAGCCTTGCGCTCTGTGGGAATACCAGATGTATTTGCATCGGTGCTGGAGATGACCAACAGGTATATTTTTTTATTTTTGGAGCTTGCGTCCAATATGTTTTTGGCAAGGAAGAGCAGGTCGATAAAAAATATAGACGGGAAAGAGGGTAGGCGATTTGTAGC harbors:
- a CDS encoding PDGLE domain-containing protein, with amino-acid sequence MKKFIIAAVVILLLTPLGLLAPGTAWGEWGLEEIKSKIGFVPAGMKQFSEIVKAILPDYSLPGFDKNFFQLSLGYIFSAIVGIGIIFIVYKIFERVMVKNGEFRREDHQ
- the cbiQ gene encoding cobalt ECF transporter T component CbiQ, which encodes MGNFVEKTINDIHLIFEDLYYTDLSASKKGIMQAFDPRVKLISALILVVFANLCKNFYGLGMFFLYTLVLAALSRINYMKYILRVSTVSILFGGIVLIPSLFNVVSGGRPFLHLGKWLYITDEGVIRAIFFMMRSFISLSFIYLITVTTRWLDLMKALRSVGIPDVFASVLEMTNRYIFLFLELASNMFLARKSRSIKNIDGKEGRRFVASSIGYLLIRSGDLSNDVYDAMVARGYHGEIKTISHFKLKKWDYLWLVFNAVFVAIAAVEGGIF